In Methanobacterium bryantii, the following proteins share a genomic window:
- a CDS encoding thioredoxin domain-containing protein, translating into MNLENKLKKSNHLINEKSPYLIQHAYNPVDWYPWSEKAFEKAKNENKPVFLSIGYSTCHWCHVMAHESFEDSEIGNLMNDIFVSIKVDREERPDLDNIYMTVCQLMTGTGGWPLTIIMTPDKKPFFAGTYFPKISMYGRVGLKDLILNIRDIWNERPEEVFDSADQIIRALQKVSETSSGNELDENILDSAYESLSNNFDEINGGFGGAPKFPTAHTLLFLLRYWKRNQNERALDIVKETLDSLRNGGIYDHLGFGFHRYSVDPMWLVPHFEKMLYDQAILAMAYLEVFQVTGDEKYRDTAQEIFEYVLRDMQSPEGGFYSAEDADSEGVEGKFYIWRKDEIYKILGEEDAKFASKIFNVTSEGNFCEEASQRKTGSNILHLENSLDEISDTLKIKKEDLKRKIEKNREKLFNAREKRVHPHKDDKILTDWNGLMISALSKGAQVFDDEKYLEAAVKSADFIIENLYDNNRLLHRFRDGEAAITANLDDYSFFISGLLELYEASFNLKYLKLAIDLNNKLLNHFWDDENWGFYFTPDDSEDILVRKKEIYDGAVPSGNSVQMLNLLKLSKITENEELKHKSVQIEKAFSQDVMKTPSAHAQLMIAVDFKLGPSYEIVIAGTPNNNDTNMMLNSIRSNYIPNKTITLRPPDDEASEIIKIVNSLKFKKQENKKATAYICSENTCKAPTTDLNTMLNFLN; encoded by the coding sequence ATGAACCTTGAAAATAAGCTTAAAAAATCAAACCACCTGATAAATGAAAAAAGCCCTTATCTAATTCAACATGCATATAACCCCGTAGATTGGTATCCCTGGAGTGAAAAAGCTTTTGAGAAAGCAAAAAATGAGAATAAACCTGTTTTTTTATCAATTGGGTATTCAACATGCCATTGGTGTCATGTTATGGCTCATGAATCCTTTGAAGACTCTGAAATTGGGAATTTGATGAATGATATATTTGTTTCAATTAAAGTGGATCGTGAAGAACGGCCTGATCTGGATAATATCTACATGACAGTTTGCCAGTTGATGACTGGAACCGGAGGATGGCCACTTACCATAATAATGACCCCTGATAAAAAACCCTTTTTTGCAGGGACATATTTTCCAAAAATAAGCATGTATGGAAGAGTGGGCCTTAAAGACTTAATTTTAAATATTAGAGATATCTGGAATGAAAGGCCGGAGGAAGTCTTTGACTCTGCAGATCAAATAATTAGAGCACTCCAAAAAGTATCAGAAACATCATCAGGAAATGAACTTGATGAGAACATACTCGACAGTGCATATGAAAGCCTTTCCAATAATTTTGATGAAATCAATGGCGGTTTTGGAGGTGCTCCCAAATTTCCTACAGCACACACACTTTTATTTCTGCTTAGATACTGGAAAAGGAACCAAAATGAAAGAGCATTGGATATAGTAAAAGAAACCCTTGATTCCCTAAGAAATGGGGGAATTTACGACCACTTAGGGTTTGGTTTTCACCGCTATTCTGTAGACCCCATGTGGCTGGTACCACATTTTGAGAAAATGCTCTACGATCAGGCCATACTTGCAATGGCATATTTAGAAGTTTTTCAGGTTACAGGGGATGAAAAATACAGAGATACCGCACAGGAAATTTTTGAATATGTTTTAAGAGACATGCAGTCTCCAGAAGGAGGCTTTTATTCTGCTGAAGATGCAGATAGTGAAGGTGTTGAAGGTAAATTTTATATCTGGAGGAAAGATGAAATTTATAAAATTTTAGGAGAAGAAGATGCCAAATTCGCATCCAAAATATTTAACGTAACTTCTGAAGGTAACTTCTGCGAGGAAGCATCTCAAAGAAAAACTGGTTCTAATATACTTCACCTTGAAAATTCACTTGATGAAATATCCGATACTTTAAAAATTAAAAAGGAAGATTTAAAAAGAAAAATTGAAAAAAATAGAGAAAAGCTATTTAATGCCCGTGAAAAACGCGTACATCCACATAAAGATGATAAAATACTTACCGACTGGAATGGTTTAATGATATCTGCCCTATCTAAAGGAGCACAGGTATTTGATGATGAAAAATATCTAGAAGCTGCTGTAAAATCTGCAGACTTTATAATTGAGAACTTATACGATAATAATCGTCTCTTGCACCGCTTCCGAGATGGGGAAGCTGCAATAACTGCAAATTTAGATGATTACTCATTTTTTATATCTGGGCTTTTAGAACTCTATGAGGCATCTTTTAACTTAAAATACCTTAAATTAGCAATAGATCTAAACAATAAATTATTAAATCATTTCTGGGACGATGAAAACTGGGGATTTTATTTCACGCCTGACGATAGTGAAGATATACTTGTTAGAAAAAAAGAGATTTATGATGGTGCTGTTCCCTCTGGAAACTCAGTACAAATGCTTAACCTGCTGAAACTTTCAAAAATCACAGAAAATGAAGAACTTAAACATAAATCAGTACAAATAGAAAAAGCATTTTCCCAGGATGTTATGAAAACTCCATCTGCACATGCACAACTTATGATCGCTGTCGATTTTAAGTTAGGTCCTTCTTACGAAATAGTAATTGCAGGAACCCCTAATAACAATGATACTAATATGATGTTGAACTCCATCCGAAGCAATTACATACCAAATAAGACCATCACATTAAGGCCTCCAGATGATGAAGCTTCAGAAATAATAAAAATTGTAAACTCTTTAAAATTTAAAAAACAGGAAAATAAGAAGGCAACTGCATATATATGTTCAGAAAACACGTGTAAAGCTCCAACAACTGATTTAAATACCATGTTAAACTTTTTAAATTAG
- a CDS encoding DUF2121 family protein, with protein MSLIMSYIGSNGCVMAGDKRRIGFFGDKEKREKLEEYLYSGAIQTDEELVKVAKEQEVTLKISDDARKIRSIADVVVGEVRFKTPFETKRKRIYGTTNGYIITELSGSDIKKVENGASSIVVFGNKVTKQMANEIIKKHWKSKASLENVESVFKKVMDEISGKTPSVSKDYDIIIKHSGMDKREAQKHLREILIKDVKELQKWREGLRQQLDTNAKSIQMASKIINEGEIGKVQSINGDKIGILLDKSVQALDMEWNVIAGPGGLIEMNTDDPSSVKIGDVAVIENENLCIRRTKCSLTCNVILCRS; from the coding sequence ATGAGCCTTATAATGTCATATATTGGAAGTAATGGTTGTGTAATGGCCGGAGACAAAAGAAGAATTGGTTTTTTTGGAGATAAAGAAAAACGAGAAAAACTTGAAGAATATCTTTATTCTGGAGCTATTCAAACTGATGAAGAACTGGTTAAAGTTGCAAAAGAACAGGAAGTAACCCTTAAAATATCAGATGATGCTCGAAAAATTAGAAGTATTGCTGATGTTGTGGTTGGTGAGGTCAGGTTTAAAACACCATTTGAGACCAAGCGGAAACGAATTTATGGGACCACTAATGGTTATATCATTACAGAGCTTTCAGGGTCAGATATTAAAAAGGTTGAAAACGGCGCCAGCTCGATAGTGGTATTTGGAAATAAAGTTACAAAGCAGATGGCAAATGAAATCATTAAAAAGCACTGGAAATCTAAAGCAAGTTTAGAAAATGTGGAATCCGTTTTTAAGAAGGTAATGGATGAAATATCAGGTAAAACGCCATCTGTAAGTAAAGACTATGACATAATTATCAAGCACAGTGGTATGGATAAAAGGGAAGCACAAAAACATTTAAGGGAAATCTTGATTAAAGATGTTAAAGAACTTCAAAAATGGAGAGAAGGCTTGAGACAGCAGCTGGATACCAATGCTAAATCCATTCAAATGGCATCAAAGATAATCAATGAAGGTGAAATAGGTAAAGTTCAAAGTATAAATGGAGATAAAATAGGGATACTTTTGGATAAAAGTGTCCAGGCTTTGGATATGGAATGGAATGTAATAGCAGGACCAGGTGGTCTGATTGAAATGAACACAGATGATCCTTCAAGTGTCAAAATAGGTGACGTTGCTGTAATTGAAAATGAAAATCTCTGCATCAGGCGGACAAAGTGCTCTCTTACATGTAATGTTATCTTGTGTAGAAGCTGA
- a CDS encoding MBL fold metallo-hydrolase, which translates to MADAFATITQRRMTGGLRIDKIDGKNIHIDPGPGALVRTYQFGLTPLKLDAVMVSHSHTDHYTDAEVLIEAMTKGMTRKKGTVVGSKSVIEGYKQWGPCISKYHLSKPDISILGVNETVKLGKIKIKGTKTVHGDPTAVGFNLNVKNFSISYTADTEYFEDLHKYHRGADVLIASVIRPRNEKIRGHMSTHDFAKLVDEVSPRLAIMTHLGMKMVVNDAKKEADSVKEQTGINTFAAYDGMKINLDQFMPKQETLDSFR; encoded by the coding sequence GTGGCGGACGCTTTCGCTACCATTACCCAGCGTAGAATGACTGGCGGGCTTAGAATAGATAAAATTGATGGAAAAAATATTCATATCGATCCGGGACCTGGAGCACTGGTCAGGACATACCAGTTTGGACTGACCCCCCTTAAACTGGATGCTGTCATGGTTTCCCATTCCCATACTGATCATTATACTGATGCTGAAGTCCTTATAGAGGCAATGACTAAAGGAATGACCCGAAAAAAGGGCACGGTAGTGGGAAGTAAAAGTGTAATTGAAGGATATAAACAATGGGGCCCCTGTATCTCAAAGTATCATTTAAGTAAACCAGATATTTCAATTTTAGGTGTTAATGAAACGGTGAAGTTAGGTAAAATTAAAATAAAGGGAACAAAGACAGTTCATGGAGATCCAACTGCAGTAGGGTTTAATTTAAATGTAAAAAATTTTTCCATATCATATACTGCAGATACCGAATATTTTGAAGACCTTCATAAATATCACAGAGGGGCTGATGTTTTAATAGCAAGTGTCATAAGGCCCAGAAATGAAAAAATAAGGGGACATATGTCTACGCATGATTTTGCAAAACTTGTTGATGAAGTTTCACCTAGACTTGCTATAATGACTCATCTTGGGATGAAAATGGTGGTAAATGATGCTAAAAAAGAAGCAGATTCAGTTAAAGAGCAAACTGGAATAAATACTTTTGCTGCTTATGACGGTATGAAAATTAATCTTGACCAGTTCATGCCCAAACAGGAGACTTTAGATAGTTTTAGATGA
- a CDS encoding DUF308 domain-containing protein, which produces MAEGNNILLGILAVILGILVIAFPLFSVFTVSALAGFAIMLLGIWLLVQSFGTWGASKAASIAYLILGIIAIICGIGLFGHILLFSFLASIWLYFVGFFLIISGIMSLFAKEGTAGKGSGGMGVILGILYIILGTYAWDPYYLALLIGIWLIIDGIALFFVSPSDLAGMEKSEMPK; this is translated from the coding sequence ATGGCTGAAGGAAATAATATATTATTAGGTATTTTAGCTGTAATTTTAGGTATTTTAGTTATCGCTTTCCCATTGTTCAGTGTATTTACAGTAAGTGCTCTGGCTGGATTTGCTATTATGTTACTTGGAATTTGGCTATTGGTACAGAGTTTTGGAACATGGGGCGCAAGCAAAGCAGCAAGTATAGCTTATTTAATACTGGGAATTATAGCAATAATATGTGGAATAGGATTGTTCGGACACATACTTTTATTTAGCTTCTTAGCAAGCATCTGGCTCTACTTCGTAGGTTTCTTCCTGATAATTTCAGGTATAATGTCACTCTTTGCTAAAGAAGGAACCGCCGGTAAAGGATCTGGAGGTATGGGAGTTATACTGGGTATATTATATATTATACTGGGTACATATGCATGGGATCCTTATTATTTAGCTTTGTTAATTGGAATTTGGTTAATAATTGATGGAATAGCTTTATTTTTTGTCAGTCCATCAGATTTAGCAGGTATGGAAAAATCAGAAATGCCTAAGTAA
- a CDS encoding ABC transporter ATP-binding protein — MTNDILKFKEVWKTYGADKTKITALKGINLELKKNSLNLILGPSGSGKTTILNLASLLNTPTNGEILINGQNTSKLSKSERSKIRQNKIGIVYQRANLFPYLNLLENTMLPMISKDMNNASKVLNNVGIVEISKFPDEISIEKQQRVALARSMINDPHLIIADEPTGELDKKSTEAVMDLIMQIKSKNTILMLSNNLNLTEYCDELFLIKDGYLQKSKN; from the coding sequence ATGACTAATGATATTTTAAAGTTTAAAGAAGTTTGGAAGACTTATGGCGCTGATAAAACTAAAATAACAGCTTTAAAAGGAATAAATTTAGAACTTAAGAAAAATTCACTAAATCTCATCTTAGGTCCATCTGGATCTGGAAAAACAACCATATTAAATCTTGCAAGCCTTTTAAACACTCCTACAAATGGTGAAATTTTAATAAATGGTCAAAACACGTCTAAATTATCTAAATCCGAGAGAAGCAAAATTCGGCAAAATAAAATTGGAATCGTCTACCAGCGTGCTAATCTGTTTCCATATCTAAACCTTTTAGAAAATACGATGCTTCCCATGATTTCAAAAGATATGAATAATGCATCTAAAGTCCTCAATAACGTTGGTATTGTTGAAATCAGCAAATTTCCAGATGAAATTTCAATTGAAAAACAGCAGAGGGTAGCACTTGCAAGATCTATGATTAACGATCCTCATTTAATAATAGCTGATGAACCAACTGGAGAACTTGATAAAAAAAGTACAGAAGCAGTAATGGATTTAATTATGCAGATAAAGAGCAAAAACACTATTTTAATGCTATCAAACAATCTTAATTTAACCGAATACTGCGATGAATTATTTTTAATCAAAGATGGGTATTTACAAAAAAGTAAGAACTAG
- a CDS encoding ABC transporter permease, protein MNTGIYSISYKNLRRNWFRNASTVLRIGFGVLIFVILVSSGLGISTFLGQNQAAAGSSILNQSGGNGSTTNLLNTVNEFINSKLGIDINKSQFLGLVETILKNIINFFDLMASIVFLIGIFGITNAMTVNLLERKREIGLLKSLGFTEHQIILSHLLEAGLLGFIGALVGIVVGIFGIIILSKVIKVVHLSILIPWWLPVTALLLTTCLSMLLAAYTIFYYTRQDVVGALRYD, encoded by the coding sequence ATGAATACAGGCATCTATAGTATTTCATATAAAAATTTACGCAGAAACTGGTTTAGGAATGCTTCTACCGTTTTAAGGATAGGATTTGGCGTGCTCATCTTCGTGATTCTGGTTAGCTCAGGACTGGGAATTAGCACATTCCTTGGCCAAAATCAGGCGGCTGCTGGAAGTTCAATTTTAAATCAATCAGGCGGTAACGGCAGCACCACTAACCTTTTAAATACTGTAAATGAGTTTATAAACTCAAAATTAGGTATAGATATAAATAAATCTCAATTTTTAGGCCTTGTGGAAACTATTTTAAAAAATATCATAAATTTTTTTGATTTAATGGCCAGCATAGTGTTTTTAATTGGAATTTTTGGAATCACCAATGCCATGACCGTTAACTTACTTGAAAGAAAGAGAGAAATAGGCTTGCTAAAATCACTGGGTTTTACAGAACACCAGATCATTTTAAGTCATCTGCTAGAGGCCGGGTTACTGGGATTTATTGGGGCTTTAGTAGGTATTGTAGTTGGAATTTTTGGAATAATCATTTTATCAAAGGTTATAAAAGTTGTACATCTCTCTATTTTAATCCCATGGTGGTTACCAGTCACAGCTTTACTTCTTACAACCTGCCTGAGCATGTTACTGGCAGCATATACCATATTTTATTACACCCGACAGGATGTTGTGGGGGCGTTAAGATATGACTAA
- a CDS encoding DUF308 domain-containing protein codes for MQTKTSGLILIVLGLIIIAFPLLGILPFSLLLGISVLFLGIGLLIAGVIGIRASTNMGVVELILGIIAIILGIGIIINPGFFSFLVALLIYIAGIFLIIVGIMAFFAKIRNKWVSIVPIILGLIYILIGSIVADPFYLGALIGIWLLITGIIMLFQD; via the coding sequence ATGCAGACAAAAACAAGTGGATTGATCTTAATAGTCCTTGGTTTAATTATAATTGCTTTCCCTCTTTTAGGGATACTCCCTTTTAGTTTGCTTCTTGGAATTTCTGTGCTATTTTTAGGTATAGGGCTTTTGATAGCAGGTGTAATTGGAATCCGTGCAAGTACTAACATGGGCGTTGTGGAGCTAATACTGGGAATTATAGCCATTATTTTGGGTATAGGTATCATTATAAATCCTGGATTCTTCAGTTTCTTAGTTGCTTTATTGATTTATATTGCAGGTATATTCCTGATAATCGTAGGTATAATGGCATTTTTTGCTAAAATTAGAAATAAATGGGTAAGTATTGTACCTATAATTCTGGGTTTAATATACATCCTGATAGGATCAATAGTGGCAGATCCTTTTTATTTAGGTGCATTAATAGGGATATGGCTTTTAATTACAGGAATAATCATGTTATTCCAGGATTAA
- a CDS encoding ion channel: MQRNFKLVFNALLFVSIFMDILILIFLALDFALSLKPVILSLVNFDIIVSLLIILQSAKWIKKQEHKKRYLTKNWIYIPAMIPFAYLIILLSPHMHYLVVILLLFRIYALFKYAMRIKDIIRITEKTRLDYATFILVGTFVFGSLLFFWVESPVNPQASTLDDAAYFMIVTMSTVGYGNIVPYTGIGRFISVIAIIVGVGYAGWVTAAIATSLIEQLREERKTESEKEVKSLEIILDKLDKIEKELEELKSQKNK; the protein is encoded by the coding sequence ATGCAGCGAAATTTCAAATTAGTCTTCAATGCTTTATTATTCGTTTCCATATTCATGGATATTCTAATCCTAATTTTTCTAGCTTTGGATTTTGCTCTAAGTTTAAAACCAGTTATACTAAGCCTGGTAAACTTTGATATAATCGTTTCTTTACTCATAATTCTTCAATCTGCAAAATGGATAAAGAAACAAGAGCATAAAAAGCGATATCTGACAAAAAATTGGATTTATATCCCCGCTATGATTCCTTTTGCATATCTTATTATCCTACTTTCCCCACATATGCATTATTTAGTTGTAATACTGCTTTTATTCAGAATTTATGCCCTATTTAAATATGCAATGAGAATTAAAGATATAATCCGTATTACAGAAAAAACCAGACTGGATTATGCCACATTTATTCTTGTAGGCACTTTTGTATTTGGCTCACTGCTTTTCTTCTGGGTTGAGTCTCCAGTAAATCCCCAGGCTTCTACCCTTGATGATGCAGCTTATTTTATGATTGTTACCATGTCCACGGTTGGTTATGGAAATATAGTTCCATATACAGGAATCGGCAGATTCATCTCTGTTATAGCAATAATTGTCGGTGTTGGATATGCTGGGTGGGTCACTGCTGCCATTGCTACGTCCCTTATAGAACAGTTGAGAGAAGAACGGAAAACAGAGAGTGAAAAAGAAGTTAAATCCCTGGAGATTATTTTAGATAAATTAGATAAAATAGAAAAAGAACTGGAAGAATTGAAATCTCAAAAAAATAAATAA